One genomic region from Deinococcus fonticola encodes:
- a CDS encoding branched-chain amino acid ABC transporter substrate-binding protein: MKKTAVMLSLALTFSTASGLTNIKIASISPLSGPSSNQGLQLKNGTQLAINDLKAEFAKAGLSVSLVAYDDQADPATGTAAARRVVADKSILAVVGTLNSGVAIPASAAMAPSHVAMVSPVNTNEKVTDRGLKNMNRVCARDDAQGPAGGEFVVNNLKAKKVYVLNDKTPYGQGLAEQAEKAMKAAGATIVQSEGVTAEERDFTAVITKIQALKPDAIYFGGLYGQVGPFLKQVRDKGINTPVVGGDGFDSEDLIKLAGSGASNVYFTTVAPPVESVPAAKALAANYQKTFGAPLQGYGVMSYDAAKVVLRGILNAYKLNKNKVPTRPQVETSIRSGTYKDLMTGEVKFDKNGDRMTAKMYVIAVQGGKRSTAGTLNVLRK; the protein is encoded by the coding sequence ATGAAGAAAACCGCCGTGATGCTTTCCCTCGCCCTGACGTTCAGCACCGCCAGTGGGCTGACCAACATCAAGATCGCGTCCATCAGTCCGCTCTCGGGGCCGTCCAGCAACCAGGGCCTGCAACTGAAGAACGGCACCCAGCTGGCCATCAACGACCTGAAAGCCGAATTTGCCAAAGCGGGGCTGTCGGTGAGTCTGGTGGCCTACGACGACCAGGCCGACCCGGCGACTGGCACGGCGGCGGCGCGGCGCGTCGTGGCGGACAAGAGCATCCTGGCCGTGGTGGGCACCCTGAACAGCGGGGTGGCCATTCCTGCCAGCGCCGCCATGGCCCCCAGTCACGTGGCGATGGTCAGCCCCGTGAACACCAACGAAAAGGTCACGGACCGCGGCCTGAAGAACATGAACCGCGTGTGCGCCCGTGACGACGCGCAGGGGCCGGCGGGCGGCGAATTCGTGGTGAACAACCTGAAAGCCAAGAAAGTGTACGTCCTGAACGACAAGACCCCTTACGGCCAGGGCCTGGCCGAGCAGGCCGAGAAAGCCATGAAGGCTGCCGGAGCTACCATCGTACAGAGTGAGGGGGTGACCGCCGAGGAACGCGATTTCACGGCGGTCATCACCAAGATTCAGGCGCTCAAGCCCGACGCCATCTACTTCGGCGGACTGTACGGCCAGGTGGGGCCGTTCCTGAAGCAGGTGCGTGACAAGGGCATCAATACGCCGGTGGTGGGCGGGGACGGCTTCGACAGCGAAGACCTGATCAAACTGGCCGGCAGCGGGGCCAGCAACGTGTATTTCACCACTGTGGCCCCGCCGGTGGAGAGCGTGCCCGCCGCCAAAGCCCTGGCCGCCAACTACCAGAAGACCTTCGGGGCGCCCCTGCAGGGCTACGGCGTGATGTCCTACGACGCCGCGAAAGTGGTACTGCGCGGCATCCTGAACGCCTACAAACTCAACAAGAACAAGGTGCCCACGCGCCCGCAGGTGGAAACCAGCATTCGCAGCGGCACCTACAAGGACTTGATGACGGGCGAAGTGAAGTTCGACAAGAACGGCGACCGCATGACCGCTAAGATGTATGTCATCGCCGTGCAGGGTGGTAAGCGCAGCACCGCCGGTACCCTGAACGTCCTGCGCAAGTAA
- a CDS encoding ammonia-forming cytochrome c nitrite reductase subunit c552 translates to MTPHRSFNPLPWLFLIALFALIGLGLAWLLANIQQRRDEAAVQPTRFVEVSDTETDPAVWGKNWPSQYASFMKTKETGVRTPYAGNEPFDKLAANPLRKKFWAGYAFELEYNEDRGHYYSLIDQKEIKRVKERKQPGTCANCHSSDVPRLIKEIGWAKMNQTPYNDLAKNELHQGVSCGDCHDNKDMSLKITRPAFVNAMAKRGFDVKNATHQQMRTFVCAQCHVEYYFEKDSKELIFPWSESKNIEDGITIDQIAAYYRKDGHTDWNHAVTGGPLIKMQHPDYETYSTGIHAKNGVACADCHMPYKREGAQKVSDHWVRSPLQNLNSACQTCHKVPEADLRERVVTIQNRTRDMQASAEAALSDAIDSIKAAKDAGATPEQLKKAYDLHREAQLRWDFVDAESSMGFHSPQEATRALGHSADMARQAQLEATTLLTSLKK, encoded by the coding sequence ATGACTCCCCACCGCTCTTTTAATCCCCTGCCGTGGCTCTTTCTGATCGCCCTGTTCGCCCTGATCGGCCTTGGCCTGGCGTGGCTGCTCGCCAACATTCAGCAGCGCCGTGACGAGGCCGCCGTGCAGCCCACCCGGTTCGTGGAGGTGTCCGACACCGAAACTGACCCCGCCGTGTGGGGCAAGAACTGGCCCAGCCAGTACGCCTCTTTCATGAAAACGAAGGAAACCGGGGTGCGCACCCCCTACGCCGGCAACGAACCCTTCGACAAACTGGCCGCCAACCCCCTGCGCAAGAAATTCTGGGCCGGTTACGCCTTCGAACTGGAGTACAACGAAGACCGGGGCCACTACTACAGCCTGATCGACCAGAAGGAAATCAAGCGCGTGAAGGAACGCAAGCAGCCCGGCACCTGCGCCAACTGCCATTCCTCGGACGTGCCCCGCCTGATCAAGGAAATCGGCTGGGCCAAGATGAACCAGACGCCCTACAACGACCTGGCCAAGAACGAACTGCACCAGGGCGTGTCCTGCGGCGACTGCCACGACAACAAGGACATGAGCCTGAAGATTACCCGCCCCGCCTTCGTGAACGCCATGGCGAAACGCGGTTTCGACGTGAAGAACGCCACGCACCAGCAGATGCGGACTTTCGTGTGCGCCCAGTGCCACGTCGAGTACTACTTCGAGAAAGACAGCAAGGAACTGATCTTCCCCTGGAGCGAAAGCAAGAACATCGAGGACGGCATCACCATCGACCAGATTGCCGCGTACTACCGCAAAGACGGCCACACCGACTGGAACCACGCCGTCACGGGCGGCCCCCTGATCAAGATGCAGCACCCCGACTACGAAACGTACAGCACCGGCATTCACGCGAAGAACGGCGTGGCCTGCGCCGACTGCCACATGCCCTACAAACGCGAAGGCGCGCAGAAAGTCAGCGACCACTGGGTGCGCAGTCCTCTGCAAAACCTGAACAGCGCCTGCCAGACCTGCCACAAGGTGCCGGAAGCCGACCTGCGCGAGCGCGTGGTCACCATTCAGAACCGCACCCGCGACATGCAGGCCAGCGCCGAAGCCGCACTTTCCGATGCCATCGACAGCATCAAGGCCGCCAAGGACGCCGGAGCCACCCCCGAGCAGCTGAAGAAAGCCTACGACCTGCACCGCGAAGCGCAACTGCGCTGGGATTTCGTGGACGCCGAAAGCAGCATGGGCTTCCACAGCCCGCAGGAAGCCACCCGCGCCCTGGGCCACAGCGCCGACATGGCCCGCCAGGCCCAACTGGAAGCCACCACCCTGCTGACCAGCCTGAAAAAGTAA
- the nrfH gene encoding cytochrome c nitrite reductase small subunit produces MNANPFVLVAVALAALVAGLGLFTFNHAQGWSYLSHDPAACVNCHIMRPQFQAWQHSTHKNVATCQDCHMPHDFVGKWYTKARDGWNHSKAFTLGNFHEPIHITPADERIALNNCVACHRPLLTQTHLSVKEMQQPNAPTCTSCHGNVGHRDQGQ; encoded by the coding sequence GTGAACGCCAATCCGTTTGTTCTCGTCGCTGTCGCGCTGGCTGCCCTGGTCGCTGGACTCGGCTTATTTACCTTCAACCACGCGCAGGGCTGGTCTTACCTGTCGCACGACCCTGCCGCGTGCGTGAACTGCCACATCATGCGCCCACAGTTTCAGGCCTGGCAGCACAGCACCCACAAGAACGTCGCCACCTGTCAGGACTGCCACATGCCGCACGACTTCGTGGGCAAGTGGTACACCAAAGCGCGTGACGGCTGGAACCACAGCAAGGCCTTTACGCTGGGCAATTTCCACGAACCCATTCACATCACGCCGGCCGACGAGCGCATCGCCCTGAACAACTGCGTGGCCTGTCACCGGCCGCTCCTGACGCAAACGCACCTGAGCGTCAAGGAAATGCAGCAGCCGAACGCCCCCACCTGCACGTCCTGCCACGGTAACGTCGGTCACCGCGACCAGGGTCAGTAA
- a CDS encoding c-type cytochrome: MIYFILMAGTLLFVLLLWPMLGAARVTREDTRRLELEEEKEQLLLNVQELQTSGAESAVLTREKVRLTQVLQELDVLPPAPVRDESGEGRPVLPLALVTLVLVGALTILGAFTLFPKWRYAGMPPGQASQIQNAVKIPALQAKAEKSGSVADSMALGDAAWDAQNYQLAAKSYTTVLMKERTNAKALRRTGFYLLQTQEMAKDGLGFIGRSVEADPKDPEGQLLYGYALGLFGQYREGLAALHKYQALAPDGREADDLIVEFQAKTGDTVDGKLVYAQNCAACHGAQGEGGKGRKLVGSAALQNEQALRGVILNGGTAMPGFPQLQGAQLDALVKFMQGW, translated from the coding sequence ATGATTTACTTCATTCTGATGGCGGGCACGCTGCTGTTCGTGCTGCTGCTGTGGCCCATGCTGGGGGCAGCGCGGGTGACGCGGGAGGATACGCGGCGGCTGGAACTGGAGGAGGAGAAGGAGCAACTGCTGCTGAACGTTCAGGAGTTGCAGACTTCCGGGGCTGAAAGTGCGGTTCTGACGCGGGAGAAGGTGCGTTTGACTCAGGTGCTTCAGGAGTTGGATGTGCTGCCGCCCGCGCCCGTGCGTGACGAAAGCGGTGAGGGCCGTCCGGTGCTGCCGCTGGCGCTGGTGACGCTGGTGCTGGTGGGGGCGTTGACGATCCTGGGGGCGTTCACTTTGTTTCCGAAGTGGCGTTACGCGGGGATGCCGCCGGGGCAGGCGTCGCAGATTCAGAATGCCGTAAAAATCCCGGCGCTTCAGGCGAAAGCGGAGAAATCCGGTTCGGTGGCGGACAGCATGGCACTGGGGGACGCCGCGTGGGACGCGCAGAATTACCAGTTGGCCGCGAAGTCGTACACGACGGTGCTGATGAAGGAACGCACCAACGCCAAGGCTTTGCGCCGCACCGGGTTTTACCTGCTTCAGACGCAGGAAATGGCGAAAGACGGCCTGGGCTTCATTGGGCGCAGCGTGGAGGCCGACCCGAAAGACCCCGAGGGACAGTTGTTGTACGGGTACGCGCTGGGTCTATTCGGGCAGTACAGGGAGGGGCTGGCGGCCCTGCACAAGTACCAGGCGCTGGCCCCCGACGGGCGCGAGGCCGATGACCTGATCGTGGAATTCCAGGCGAAGACGGGCGACACGGTGGACGGCAAGCTGGTGTACGCGCAGAATTGCGCGGCGTGCCACGGCGCTCAGGGTGAGGGCGGCAAGGGCCGGAAACTGGTGGGGTCGGCAGCGCTGCAAAACGAGCAGGCCTTGCGCGGCGTCATCCTGAATGGTGGGACGGCCATGCCGGGCTTCCCGCAACTGCAAGGCGCTCAACTGGACGCGCTGGTGAAGTTCATGCAGGGCTGGTAA
- a CDS encoding cytochrome c-type biogenesis protein gives MTPAFPRSALTTVLPTALTVLSLTLAPLLAPAGAQDVTQVPVTVPLSVEQERQVERIGMKIHCPICSGESIAQSQTDISRQMMNEVRAMVKAGRPEQEILNTFAASYGDRILLEPPKTGVNSLLWTLPVAFFVLGGLLWWNYTKKASRPVERTLTPEEEKRIQDLMADRE, from the coding sequence GTGACCCCGGCCTTCCCCCGAAGCGCCCTGACAACCGTACTGCCGACCGCACTGACCGTCCTGAGCCTGACGCTGGCGCCGCTGCTGGCCCCGGCGGGGGCGCAGGATGTCACGCAGGTGCCGGTAACCGTGCCCCTCAGCGTCGAGCAGGAGAGGCAGGTAGAGCGCATCGGCATGAAAATCCACTGCCCCATTTGCAGCGGCGAGAGCATCGCGCAGTCGCAGACCGACATCTCGCGCCAGATGATGAACGAGGTGCGGGCCATGGTAAAAGCCGGGCGGCCCGAGCAGGAAATTCTGAATACCTTTGCCGCCAGTTACGGCGACCGGATTCTGCTGGAACCCCCAAAAACAGGGGTGAATTCCCTGCTCTGGACGTTGCCTGTCGCTTTTTTCGTGCTCGGCGGCCTGCTGTGGTGGAACTACACGAAAAAAGCCAGCCGCCCGGTGGAACGAACCCTTACACCCGAAGAAGAAAAACGAATTCAAGACCTCATGGCGGACAGAGAATGA
- a CDS encoding TlpA family protein disulfide reductase, producing the protein MNRFITPAILLGLVGFLAYGLLNSDPNRDAPNALLGKPAPAFALADTKGTTHDLNTAKNEGPVVVNFWASWCGPCRQESPLFARVSNAPSNVTFLGVLYNDQTAPAEKFAAEYGLKYPTLLDPGSKVAMKYGIGQVPVTYIVDPQGKIVYHKLGPVTDENEFRAALRQAGGKL; encoded by the coding sequence ATGAACCGTTTCATTACGCCCGCCATCCTGCTGGGCCTCGTCGGGTTCCTGGCTTACGGGCTGCTGAACAGCGACCCGAACCGTGACGCGCCTAACGCCCTGCTCGGTAAACCCGCGCCCGCGTTTGCCCTGGCAGACACGAAAGGCACCACGCACGACCTGAACACCGCCAAAAACGAGGGGCCTGTGGTCGTGAACTTCTGGGCCTCGTGGTGCGGTCCGTGCCGTCAGGAGTCGCCCCTCTTTGCCAGGGTGTCGAACGCACCCAGCAACGTGACCTTTCTGGGCGTGCTGTACAACGATCAGACTGCCCCCGCCGAGAAATTCGCCGCCGAGTATGGCCTGAAGTACCCCACGCTGCTCGACCCCGGCTCGAAAGTCGCCATGAAGTACGGCATCGGGCAGGTGCCGGTGACGTACATCGTCGACCCACAGGGAAAAATCGTGTACCACAAACTCGGCCCCGTCACCGACGAGAACGAGTTCAGGGCGGCCCTGCGCCAGGCCGGGGGAAAGCTGTGA
- a CDS encoding heme lyase CcmF/NrfE family subunit → MTEFLGLAFSPLGAAGTLALLFAFAFTLYALISGVLAGRRGDSRLEQSTRLALWGNFFFVTLAIGTLEYAILKDDFTVRYVAEHSMSVSPTWVKVVTLWAALDGSILLWAWILSLYAFLVSLTARRDVLRPWVMSVQALSVLFFVGLNLTIASPFTPVVDVPQQGMGPNPLLQNHWMMAVHPVLMYLGFVGLSVPFAYAIAALVTGRLGESWLIQTRRWTMVAWGFLTMAILAGGWWSYEILGWGGYWAWDPVENASFIPWLLATAFIHSVQIQERRRMLKVWNVYLIVFAYAATVLGTFLTRSGVVESVHAFGTGPIGPLFLAFFTTLVVIGAGLATWRLPQIRDPHSLDHPVSREGAVLAGNVLFVVFAALVVLATLFPIVMEATRGFRTIVGPTFYDRFAIPIGLLLLLFMGIGPMLPWRRLNGSLWQSVRAPAIAGIVGTVAAFALGVRNIGLALCVGLCLYNLVGLGQLVWDSARARGGLGSVPRLVREHPRRYGAYLAHLGIVMIALGIGFSSTYKARQEVTLQLNKPQTVLGKTVTLTAMNTEERPERFSSVATVQVNKETLTPKMNTYINQPQQPVAMPAVKYHLMGDTYVTLLKAEHDQKWATVAVIDSPMVSWLWWGTLLLMLGTGLSLGAPVRELVPRVTPAPAPREGLTA, encoded by the coding sequence ATGACTGAGTTTCTTGGACTGGCGTTCAGTCCGCTGGGGGCGGCGGGGACACTGGCGCTGCTGTTTGCTTTCGCGTTCACGCTCTATGCCCTGATCAGCGGGGTACTGGCCGGGCGGCGCGGCGACTCACGCCTGGAGCAGAGCACGCGCCTGGCGCTGTGGGGCAATTTCTTTTTCGTGACGCTGGCCATCGGCACGCTGGAGTACGCGATCTTAAAGGATGATTTCACGGTGCGGTACGTGGCCGAGCACTCCATGAGCGTGTCCCCGACGTGGGTGAAGGTCGTGACCCTGTGGGCGGCGCTGGATGGCAGCATTCTGCTGTGGGCGTGGATTCTGTCGCTGTACGCCTTCCTGGTGTCCCTGACCGCCCGGCGGGACGTGCTGCGCCCCTGGGTCATGAGCGTGCAGGCGCTGTCGGTGCTGTTCTTCGTGGGCCTCAACCTGACCATCGCCAGTCCCTTCACGCCGGTGGTGGACGTGCCGCAGCAGGGCATGGGGCCTAATCCGCTGCTGCAAAACCACTGGATGATGGCGGTTCACCCGGTGCTGATGTACCTGGGCTTCGTGGGCCTCAGCGTGCCCTTCGCTTACGCTATTGCTGCCCTGGTCACGGGTCGCCTGGGCGAGTCCTGGCTGATTCAGACGCGCCGCTGGACGATGGTCGCCTGGGGCTTCCTGACCATGGCGATCCTGGCAGGCGGCTGGTGGAGTTACGAGATCCTGGGCTGGGGTGGGTACTGGGCCTGGGATCCGGTGGAGAATGCCTCGTTTATTCCGTGGTTGCTGGCGACCGCCTTCATTCACAGTGTGCAGATTCAGGAGCGCCGCCGCATGCTGAAGGTCTGGAACGTTTACCTGATCGTGTTCGCCTACGCGGCCACGGTGCTGGGCACCTTCCTGACGCGCAGTGGCGTGGTGGAGAGCGTTCACGCTTTCGGCACCGGGCCAATCGGGCCGCTGTTCCTGGCCTTCTTCACGACGCTGGTCGTCATCGGGGCTGGCCTGGCGACCTGGCGGCTGCCGCAGATTCGTGACCCGCACAGCCTCGACCACCCTGTTTCGCGCGAAGGGGCGGTGCTGGCCGGGAACGTGCTGTTCGTGGTGTTCGCGGCGCTGGTGGTGCTGGCGACCCTCTTCCCCATCGTGATGGAGGCCACGCGCGGGTTCCGTACCATCGTCGGGCCGACCTTCTATGACCGTTTCGCTATTCCGATTGGCCTGCTGCTGCTGCTGTTCATGGGGATTGGCCCCATGCTGCCGTGGCGGCGTCTGAACGGTTCGCTGTGGCAGTCGGTGCGTGCGCCCGCCATCGCGGGCATCGTGGGAACCGTGGCTGCCTTCGCGCTGGGGGTGCGGAACATCGGGCTGGCGCTGTGCGTGGGCCTGTGCCTTTACAACTTGGTGGGGCTGGGCCAACTGGTGTGGGACAGTGCCCGTGCCCGTGGCGGCCTGGGCAGCGTTCCCCGCCTGGTGCGCGAACACCCCCGGCGTTACGGCGCGTACCTGGCGCACCTGGGCATCGTCATGATCGCGCTGGGCATCGGCTTTAGCAGCACCTACAAGGCCCGGCAGGAAGTCACGCTGCAACTGAACAAACCGCAGACCGTGCTGGGCAAGACCGTGACCCTGACCGCCATGAACACCGAGGAACGCCCCGAGCGCTTCAGCAGCGTCGCCACCGTGCAGGTGAACAAGGAAACGCTGACGCCCAAGATGAACACGTACATCAACCAGCCGCAGCAGCCCGTCGCCATGCCCGCCGTGAAGTACCACCTGATGGGCGACACTTACGTAACGCTCCTGAAGGCCGAGCATGACCAGAAGTGGGCGACCGTGGCGGTTATCGACTCGCCGATGGTGTCGTGGTTGTGGTGGGGCACCCTGCTGCTGATGCTCGGCACGGGCCTGAGCCTGGGCGCTCCCGTGCGCGAACTGGTTCCCCGCGTCACGCCCGCCCCCGCTCCACGTGAAGGACTCACGGCATGA
- a CDS encoding superoxide dismutase family protein produces MKQGLTLTALALTATLASCTMMTGPRATANLLDPNDKAVGSVTFTREGGGTRVKVSVSGLAPGQHGMHIHMNASCSNSTDASGNTVIFGGAGGHFDPSNAMKHASPETPNTAGHGGDIPMITVNSDGVGSADFLTTKVSLSGPDSVMGRSIVIHAAADDYKTDPAGNSGARLVCGVINQG; encoded by the coding sequence ATGAAGCAAGGACTAACCCTCACTGCCCTCGCCCTGACCGCCACGCTCGCCAGTTGCACCATGATGACCGGCCCCCGAGCCACGGCGAACCTGCTCGACCCCAACGACAAGGCGGTGGGCAGCGTCACCTTCACCCGCGAAGGCGGCGGCACCCGCGTGAAGGTCAGCGTCAGCGGCCTGGCCCCCGGACAGCACGGCATGCACATTCATATGAATGCCAGTTGCAGCAACAGCACCGACGCCAGCGGCAACACCGTTATTTTTGGCGGTGCGGGCGGCCATTTCGACCCCAGCAACGCCATGAAGCACGCCAGTCCCGAAACGCCCAACACGGCGGGGCACGGCGGGGACATCCCCATGATCACGGTCAACAGCGACGGTGTGGGCAGCGCCGATTTCCTGACCACCAAAGTCAGCCTCAGCGGCCCGGACAGCGTAATGGGCCGCAGCATCGTCATTCACGCAGCCGCCGACGATTACAAGACCGATCCGGCCGGCAACAGCGGCGCCCGCCTCGTTTGCGGCGTCATCAACCAGGGCTGA
- a CDS encoding cupin domain-containing protein: MTGLDVIDLGSIVLTPRLVTDDLSVMHMHLKAGANSGLHRHTRERETFYVLSGPLHFLLDGIEQVAQAGEVVSLPAHVLHRFWNPGPHDAEAVLMLNPGGLAHYFVRLRQLLQEKAAPDLLARLNEEYGLDFSGR; this comes from the coding sequence ATGACCGGGCTCGACGTGATTGATCTGGGGAGCATCGTCCTGACGCCGCGACTGGTCACGGATGACCTGAGCGTGATGCACATGCATCTGAAAGCCGGGGCGAACAGCGGTCTGCACCGTCACACGCGGGAACGTGAGACGTTCTATGTCCTGAGCGGGCCGCTTCACTTTCTGCTGGACGGCATAGAACAGGTGGCGCAGGCTGGCGAGGTGGTTTCTCTGCCGGCCCACGTGCTGCACCGTTTCTGGAACCCCGGCCCACACGACGCCGAGGCGGTGCTGATGCTGAATCCCGGTGGCCTGGCGCATTACTTCGTCCGGCTACGCCAGTTGCTGCAAGAGAAAGCCGCGCCGGACTTGCTGGCGCGACTGAATGAGGAATACGGGCTGGACTTCTCCGGGCGTTGA
- the solA gene encoding N-methyl-L-tryptophan oxidase has product MGQHFPFMVVGAGGAGAAAAYHLARRGLKPLLIEQFRVGHDRGSSFGHSRIFRLAYDEPEYASLAQEALPAWRALEQEVNMPLYTRTGGLDLGPSGTPTLTQTLAALERIGAVAESLTRAELRRRFPQWHVPDDWAAVYAPEAGIVNPTQTVELLCALTNAHGGQVLENTRVDGIDLGKQLGVHTDAGSFTCDRLVVTAGAWTAKLFPELQEWLTPTLAATTFYRPLEPQAFTPQEFPIFITHDEFQAYGFPSFGLPGVKIGVDVSRPVVDADLRPFDVPGDAAQASDEFMRRYLPDAAGSVMHRQTCLITRAPTTDFLMAAHPQCEQIIVASPCSGHGFKFVPLLGEILAAKALGEAHRWDLPRFGFPARFS; this is encoded by the coding sequence ATGGGACAGCACTTTCCTTTTATGGTGGTGGGCGCGGGCGGAGCGGGCGCGGCAGCGGCGTATCACCTGGCGCGGCGCGGCCTAAAGCCCCTCCTGATCGAGCAGTTCCGCGTCGGGCATGACCGGGGCAGCAGTTTCGGGCACTCGCGCATTTTCCGGCTGGCTTACGACGAGCCGGAGTACGCCAGCCTGGCACAGGAAGCCCTGCCGGCCTGGCGGGCGCTGGAGCAGGAGGTGAACATGCCGCTCTACACCCGCACGGGTGGCCTCGACCTGGGGCCGTCCGGCACGCCCACCCTGACGCAGACCCTGGCGGCACTGGAGCGCATCGGCGCCGTGGCCGAATCCCTGACCCGAGCTGAGTTGCGGCGGCGCTTTCCGCAGTGGCACGTGCCGGACGACTGGGCCGCGGTGTACGCGCCCGAGGCGGGCATCGTGAACCCGACGCAGACGGTGGAACTGCTGTGCGCCCTGACGAACGCGCACGGCGGGCAGGTGCTGGAGAACACCCGTGTGGACGGCATCGATCTTGGCAAGCAGCTCGGCGTTCACACCGATGCCGGTTCATTCACGTGTGACCGGCTGGTGGTCACGGCCGGCGCGTGGACGGCAAAACTCTTTCCGGAATTGCAGGAGTGGCTGACCCCCACCCTGGCGGCCACCACGTTTTACCGCCCGCTGGAACCGCAGGCGTTCACGCCGCAGGAATTTCCCATTTTCATCACGCACGACGAGTTCCAGGCGTACGGCTTTCCGTCTTTCGGCTTGCCGGGCGTGAAGATTGGTGTGGATGTCTCGCGGCCCGTGGTGGACGCCGACCTGCGCCCCTTCGACGTGCCAGGCGACGCGGCGCAGGCCAGCGACGAGTTCATGCGGCGTTATCTGCCGGACGCGGCGGGGTCAGTGATGCACCGCCAGACCTGCCTGATTACGCGTGCGCCCACCACGGATTTTTTGATGGCGGCGCATCCGCAGTGTGAGCAGATCATCGTGGCCTCGCCCTGTTCAGGTCACGGGTTCAAGTTCGTGCCGCTGCTGGGCGAAATCCTGGCGGCCAAAGCGCTGGGAGAGGCGCACCGCTGGGATCTGCCCCGGTTCGGTTTTCCGGCACGCTTCTCCTGA
- a CDS encoding transporter substrate-binding domain-containing protein, with amino-acid sequence MRRILPLLALTLFAGSAAHAQAQAAPPTLTRGVLKIAIEGTYAPFTYKDDKGNLTGYDVDFARLLAARLGLKPEFVLTEWGGILAGLQANKYDVIVNQVGITAERQKTIAFSEPYTYSRPQIAVHSVKGADYKALADLKGKRVGVGLGTTFEKDLIAAGGINIVTYPGTPEYLADLAAGRLDAIYNDKLLIGYLAKSQGLPIKGVGSAGSVDQMGVAMKKTNIVLKVAIDRATRQMKADGTLAKLGEKWFGQDVSKP; translated from the coding sequence ATGCGCCGTATCTTGCCCCTGCTGGCCCTGACCCTGTTTGCCGGAAGTGCCGCTCACGCTCAAGCCCAGGCTGCGCCGCCCACCCTGACCCGGGGTGTGCTGAAAATTGCCATCGAGGGCACCTACGCCCCCTTCACCTACAAGGACGATAAGGGCAACCTGACCGGCTACGACGTGGATTTCGCCCGCCTGCTCGCCGCCCGGCTGGGCCTGAAGCCCGAGTTCGTGCTGACCGAGTGGGGCGGCATCCTGGCCGGATTGCAGGCGAACAAGTACGATGTGATCGTCAACCAGGTGGGCATCACCGCCGAGCGCCAGAAGACCATCGCCTTCAGCGAACCGTACACCTACAGCCGCCCGCAGATTGCCGTCCACAGCGTCAAAGGCGCGGACTACAAGGCGCTGGCCGACCTGAAAGGCAAGCGCGTGGGGGTGGGCCTGGGCACCACCTTCGAGAAAGACCTGATCGCGGCGGGCGGCATCAACATCGTGACCTATCCCGGCACGCCCGAGTACCTGGCTGACCTGGCGGCCGGCCGGCTGGACGCCATTTACAACGACAAGCTGCTGATCGGTTACCTGGCCAAATCGCAGGGGCTGCCCATCAAGGGCGTCGGTTCGGCGGGTTCGGTCGATCAGATGGGCGTCGCCATGAAAAAGACGAACATCGTCCTGAAAGTCGCCATCGACCGCGCCACCCGGCAGATGAAGGCCGACGGCACGCTGGCGAAACTGGGCGAGAAGTGGTTCGGGCAGGACGTCAGCAAACCCTGA
- a CDS encoding amino acid ABC transporter permease: MDLEQWKLILSSAAASFPVLIKAAPITIGFALAAMLLGLPLALLVALTRLYGPAPLRSLAALYVSFIRGTPLLVQIFMIYYGLPSLGVTLNPITGGILALTLNAGAYLSETIRAAIESIHKGQHEAAYSLGLNRRQVMQLIVLPQAARVALPSMGNSLIGLVKDTSLVSVITVVELLRSAQLVIARTFEPFGPYLMAALIYWFISSLLELVQRSMERRLARGVAR, encoded by the coding sequence ATGGATCTAGAGCAATGGAAACTCATTCTGAGCAGTGCCGCGGCGTCCTTCCCGGTGCTGATCAAGGCCGCGCCCATCACCATCGGGTTTGCGCTGGCGGCCATGCTGCTGGGTTTGCCGCTGGCGCTACTGGTGGCCCTGACGCGCCTGTACGGCCCCGCGCCCCTGCGTTCGCTGGCGGCGCTGTACGTTTCGTTTATTCGTGGGACGCCGCTGCTGGTGCAGATTTTCATGATCTACTACGGGCTGCCCAGCCTGGGCGTGACCCTGAATCCCATCACCGGCGGCATTCTGGCCCTGACGCTGAATGCCGGGGCGTACCTCTCGGAAACCATTCGCGCGGCCATCGAGAGTATTCACAAGGGCCAGCATGAAGCCGCCTACAGCCTGGGCCTCAACCGCCGCCAGGTCATGCAACTGATCGTGCTGCCGCAGGCCGCCCGCGTGGCGCTGCCCAGCATGGGCAACAGCCTGATCGGGCTGGTGAAGGACACGTCGCTGGTGTCGGTGATTACCGTGGTGGAACTGCTACGCAGCGCCCAGCTGGTCATTGCCCGCACCTTCGAGCCGTTTGGCCCCTACCTGATGGCCGCGCTGATCTACTGGTTCATCAGCAGCCTGCTGGAACTCGTGCAGCGCAGCATGGAAAGGAGACTGGCGCGGGGCGTGGCGCGCTAA